The Blochmannia endosymbiont of Camponotus sp. genomic interval CTATGGGTGCAGGTGCTAACGTTAATGCATTTTTTGGTATCATGACCATGATAATTGCCATTCCAACTGGAGTAAAGGTGTTTAACTGGTTATTCACTATGTATCGAGGGAAAATTGTTTTCACCTCCCCAATGATGTGGACTATTGGATTTATCATTACATTTTCCATAGGAGGAATGACCGGGGTATTATTATCTGTGCCTGGGGCTGATTTTGTATTACATAATAGTTTATTTTTAATTGCACATTTTCATAATGTTATTATTGGAGGAGTGTTGTTCGGTTGTTTTGCCGGCGCTACCTACTGGTTTCCTAAAGCTTTTGGTTATGTTTTAAATGAAAAATGGGGGAAACGAGCTTTTTGGTTTTGGATTATTGGATTTTATATAGCATTTATGCCGTTATATATTTTGGGGTTTATGGGTATGACTCGTCGATTAAGTCAACACATCGATCCAATTTTTTCATCGATGTTAATAACAGCATCAATAGGTACTACATTGATTGGATTGGGTATTATGTGTCAATGTATCCAAATAATAGTCAGTATTGTAAATCGTGATAAATATAAAGATATCAATGGAAATCCATGGAATGGATCTACTTTAGAATGGGCTGTTTCTTCTCCTCCTCCATTTTATAATTTTGCAATTGTTCCTATAATAAACAGTGATCGTGATGTTTTTTGGTATGTACAAAATAATAGAAACGTGTATTCTTGTCCTGATCAATTTCAATCCATACATATGCCTAAAAATACCTATTCTGGCATTGTTATATCTTTCTTCGGTTTAACATTTGGATTTGGTATGATTTGGTATATCTGGTGGCTCGTTATTTTCAGTATGTTTGGAATAATAGCAACTTGGATTCTTCATACATTTAATGAAGATACAGAATATTACGTACCAATAGGGAAAATTAAAGAAATTGAATGCGTTAACAATGTTAAAATATAATAATTTAAATATAAAGACAATATTTGGTTTCTGGTTATACATAATGAGTGATTGTATTTTGTTTGCAAGTTTATTTGCAATATACTCTGTATTGTATAATAACACAGTAGATTGTGCTTCAGGTAAAGATATATTTTCATTACCTTTTGTGTTTGTAGAAACTTGTTGTTTATTATTAAGTAGTCTTACTCATAGTAAAGTTATGATATACGTAGAAAAATCATATACGAAACAAGTAAATATTTGGATGGGAATAACTTTTTTATTAGGACTATGTTTTATTAGTATGGAGATTTATGAATTTTATCATTTAATTAAATTAGGAAACAATCCATGTCGCAGTGCGTTTCTTTCTTCTTTTTTTACTTTAGTAGGGACTCATGGTCTACATGTAATAGCGGGTCTTATTTGGATTGTGGTAATGATAATGCATATTGTGTATCAAGGATTAACATACACCAACTATATACGAATGCGATGTTTAAGTTTATTTTGGCATTTTCTTGATATTATATGGATATGTGTATTTACTGAAGTATATTTACTGGGAGTACTATGATTAATGAAGAATGGTTATACACAGAAGTCATATTTAATTGGGTTTGTATTATCTGTTGTCTTGACAATCGTGCCATTTGTTATAGTTGCACATGACGCAATACATAATAAAATAATATTAATAAATATCATTGTATTTTGCGCAATAATGCAGATTTTTGTCCATTTAATTTGCTTTTTACATTTGGGAAATGTATCTAATCAAGCATGGAATTTAATATCTTTAATATTCACAGTATTTATCGTTTTTATCCTTGTGTTGGGAAGTGTATGGATTATGACACATTTGCATCACAATTTGATGATTTGAGTAAGATAGTTTAATTGTTATGCTTAAATATTATTTACACTTAACGAAACCAGGAATTGTTTTAGGTAATTTAATGTCGGCTACGGGGGGATTTTTAATAGCATCGCGACGAGGCTATGTATCTTGTTCTTTATTTATCGCAATGACTATAGGAACAGCCTTAGTGATAGCTGCTAGCTGTGTGTTAAATAACATTATTGATCGAGATATTGATGCAGTTATGGAAAGAACTAAAAATAGAGTTTTAGTGCAACACGGTCAACTTTTTTTAAACCAAAGTATATTGTATGCAGTAATCTTAAGTATATTTGGATTTTTGTTTTTAAGTTTTACTAAGAATTTTTTGACAGTATATTTAGCGGCAATAGGTTTATTTATATATGTCGGTGTATATAGTTTATGGATGAAACGTAGATCTATTTATAGTATAATGGTAGGGAGTATATCAGGAGCTATGCCGCCAGTCATTGGATATTGTACCGCTGCAAATCAATTTGATGTAGGAGCTTTGATATTATTAATAATTTTTAGTTTGTGGCAAATCCCACATTCACATTCCATTGCTATTTTACGATTAAATGATTATAAAGTAGCTTGTATTCCCACTTTCCCTATTAAAAAGGGAGTAGAATCAACTAAGAATCATATGGTTGTTTATATAATTGGATTTATTATAACAACTACATTATTTACTGTTATGGGGTACGCTAGTTATATATTTTTAATAATAATTAGCGTTATGAATTTATGGTGGTTATATATGGGTTTTTATGGTTATAGAATAATTAATCATGATAGTTTGTGGGCAAGGAAAATGTTTTTATTATCTCTTGCTATTATAGTATCACTAAATTTACTTTTATCCTTAGATCATATTTATTTTGCTACATAAAAAATATATTACTGTAAGTACGCCATGTGTGAAATACTGTCAACTTAAATGAATAAATAATATAATATTTCTCAATATTTATAAAATTTTTATTTTAAATGTTTCATATATATCGATATTTTTTTTAAATATATAAATTCAAGATATTTCGGCATTTATCTAATTATTAATACTATAATGACTAAAAAAGAATTGTACATTACATTGGGATTAAGCATGATATTTGCATTGCGCATGGCAGGAGTATTTATGATTTTGCCCGTTTTAACTATTCATGCTCTTTCCTTACAAGGAGCGAATGGAAGTTTATTAGGTATAGCTATTGGAATATATGGCTTAATGCAAATAATCTTTCAATTACCTTTTGGATTAATGTCTGATAAAATTGGGCATAAATCTGTTATTATCGGGGGGTTGATGTTATTTATTTTTGGCAGTGAAATAGCAGCAACTACTAATAATATTTGGGGACTTATCATTGGACGGGCACTACAAGGATCAGGAGCTATTGGTAGTTCACTTATAGCATTATTATTAAACTCAGTACAAGAACAACATCGCATAAAAGCTATGGCGTCAGTTGGAATGAGTGTCGGTATAGCTTTTGCTGCTTCTATGATTTTTGGCCCAATTATTACTGATAAGTTTGGATTGAGCGGATTATTTCATAGTATTACTATATTAATTATATTAGCTATTATTCTAATTTGTATTATAAAACTGCCTATTTCTTCTTATCCCGTAAAAAATGATGAAAATTTATTTATTATACTGAATAACATTAAACAAATATTAACTCATTCGCAATTAATAAAATTAAATGGCAGCATATTTTTTACACATACTATTTTAATGCTAAATTTTATTGTTTTACCTAAAACAATGATAAATTTAGGATTTCCTCTTAGTATACATTGGAAAATTTATAGTATTACTATGATAATATCTGCGATTGTAGTGTTGACATGTATTTTCTATTTTGAAGGTAAAAATTGTACAAAAAAGATATTAATTACTTGTGTGAATGTTTTATTTGTATCTGAACTAATTATGTCAATGAATACGTTATATAGTAAAATATTTTTATTTGGAATGCAGTTATTTTTTATAGCATTTAGTTTAATAGAAACAATATTACCTGCTTTAATAAATAAAGAAGCACAAAAAAAATATAAAGGAACTACCATTAGTATTTATTCTATTGGTCAATTTTTAGGAATAGGATTCGGGGGAATTTTAGGTGGATTTTTATTAGAAATGAAAGGAATCTGGTTAGTGTTCTTTTTTTCATTAATTATATCCTTATTATACGTTATAGTGATTAATACACTACATTAATTGTTTGTAATGTGGGTTAATTTTACAGTTAATAGTGTAATGAGATATATGAAATCATTGCCTTATTAAAGCGCAGAATATTTCAATAAATACTGAATAAAAAAATTAATTATTTTTTTATAAACTGTGAAATCATAATTACTATGGTATGAATACTGAATTACAATAAAAATATATTGTAATTCAGTATTATTTAAAACCAATAATCGTAACATTTCTATAAAACAATTTTAATATACTTAATCCCCAATTAAGTAAGGCTCTCATTATTAACCAAAATTTTTAACTGAAGTATTTATTCGTGACTTGTTACCTAATATGCCATCTAAGTAATAGATGGTCTATATATCTTTACATTGCGAAATCCTTGGCTATACAAATACATTACTTGTAATCGACTCATTATGCCATGATCACAATATAATAAATATACTTTATTTGGATCTAGTTTAGAAAATTGATTAATTAATCTATAAAAAGGTATTTTTTTTATTTCTATATTATTTAAACAAAGAGGATTTTTTTCTTGTTCAATTTCTGTTCGTATATCCAATACTACGTCATTATAATCCAATATTTTTTTAGTTTCTACTTGAAATACATGCTGATTAATAATTTGATCAGGCATATTTTGTACGTCTATTACATAAGATTGAGACACTGCACGATCTAACACGGTGAAATCAAAATTATTTTCTTCAAATTCAATGAGTTGTTTTGTTGTCTTTGCAGTTGATTTTTTTGATATTATTCCACAATATTCTGGAACAGATTTTGAAAGTATTTCTGTGCCTATCTTTCGGGCTAAATTGATAATTTTTTCTTTATCATAAGCAATTAAAGGGCGAAATATTACATGATCAGAAACACTGTCAATGAGTGTTAGATTACTCAAAGTTTGGCTTGATACTTGCCCTAGCACTTCTCCTGTTATTAACGCAGTAATTTTACAACGATTAGCTACCAATGATGCAGAACGTATCATCATACGTTTTAACACTACTCCTATTTGGTTGTCTTTTATTTTAGAAACAATTTCTTTAATGACTTCTGAAAAATCAATAGAAATAAATTTTATTTTATGAGAACTACTAAATTTATTCCATAGAAAATATATTATCCTACATACTTCAACAGTATGCATAGCTCCTCCTAAATTAAAAAAACAATAATTAACTTTACATCCTCGTCGAATTAACATATAGCTAGCAACAGCTGAATCAAATCCTCCTGAAATTAATGACAACATTTCTTGTTGCGTACCTATCGGAAAACCTCCTAATCCTTCGTAACGCTTGATAATTATAAAAAGTTGATTATCTTTAATTTCCAAATATATAGTTTTCTCCGGATTTTTTAAGTTAACTCTAATATTAACTATGTGTTGACACAGTTTATTTCCTAAATAATGTTCAACTTCTTGAGAAGTGAAATTATGTTTGCCACGACGTTTTACTCGAACACAAAAACTTTTGCCTGATAATTTAATATCATGATTCAGGCTGACTATAATTTTTTCAGAAATATCTTGCAAAGAACGAAACATATGTTTTTTAATTAATAACACATGATGAATACCAGGAATATTCACTAAAATAGCGCATATTTTTTGATGCTTATTATTATTACATATTACTTCGAGATAATCCCAATTACGTATAATTGATGCTGATTCACTATTTTTTTTTAAAATAGTTTTAATATTTGTAATAAGAATTTTTATAAAAAAAACTCGTATAGCACGGCTTTTTATTGTAATTTCTGGTGATAATTTAATGATTATTTTCATAAAAATATTTTAAACATTAAAATACATAAGATAAGCATAAGAATAATATATTAAATATAGCAATCTTATACTATATAAATTAATATTATTTATATAATAATGTGTTTTTTTAGGATTATCGAATCAAAAATAATGATAGGCTATTATATTCATCAGCAGTATATGAATACATCAAAAAATAATTGTACTAACATATAGATATTTTTATAATGTAATATTATTATGTGTCGTATATGTCATTTAAATACATATATCTAATAATGTTTATTTTATGGTATTATTAGCGATGCTATGCTTATGATTGATTTTGTTAATGAGCTGCGTGACAGCCATCAACGAGTAGACGACGCTATTAGCCGTTATTTGATTATGTTTCTCAAACAAGATGTATCTCTTCTGATGCAAGCAATACGTTATAGTATTCTGTTAGGAGGAAAGCGGTTGCGTCCTTTTTTGGTTTATCAAACAGGTAAATTATTTGGCATTAGATCATCAAATCTTAATGCTCCAGCAGCAGCCATTGAATGTATACATGCTTATTCTTTAATTCATGATGATTTACCTATTATGGATAATGATAAACTGCGTAGAGGACATCCAACATGTCATGTCAAATTTGGAGAATCTATTGCTATTTTAGCGGGTGATGCTCTACATACACTGGCTTTTACTATTCTTTCAGAAGCACATATGCCAACTGTCACAGATCAAGATCGTTTAAAAATGATTGCTACATTAGCTGCTGCCAGCGGAGCTAATGGAATGTGCTTAGGTCAGTCTTTAGATTTAATTAGTAAAAATAATAAAAATATATCCGCCACGCAGTTAGAAACCATATATCAATACAAAACAGGATCATTAATTCGAGCTGCAGTTCGCATTGGAGCTTTAGCGGCAGGAGATAAAAGCTGCGACGACGTATTGTCATGCCTAGACCACTATGCTACAACTATAGGCTTAGCTTTTCAAATACAAGACGACATTATAGATACTTCATATGCATATGATCAGAAAAAAAAACACAATATGCAAGCAAAACATGATGATGTCAACACTTATCCAAAAATATTAGGATTAAGCACGGCTCGCACTAAAGCTCGAGATTTATATTGTGAGTCATTAACATCTTTAAAATACATTGCGAAATTAGGCTACAACGTTAATATTTTATCTGCATTTTCGCGTTATATCATTAAACGTAACAACTAAAATTACGTAAATAAATAATATTAAATAAATTTAATATGAACTGTAATTCAAATAAATACCCCATATTAGGTTTAATCAATATTCCTAAAGACTTGAGACAATTATCTGAAGATCATTTAACAAAGTTGTGTAATGAGTTGCGTCAATTTCTTTTAACTAGTGTTAGTAGATCTAGCGGACATTTTGCATCTGGATTAGGGACAATAGAACTTACCGTAGCATTACATTATGTATATAATACTCCATTTGATTATTTAATTTGGGATGTAGGGCATCAAGCTTATCCACATAAAATTCTTACGGGGCGGCGCGAACGTATTTTTAGTATTAGAAGGAGAAATGGATTA includes:
- the cyoC gene encoding cytochrome o ubiquinol oxidase subunit III — its product is MLKYNNLNIKTIFGFWLYIMSDCILFASLFAIYSVLYNNTVDCASGKDIFSLPFVFVETCCLLLSSLTHSKVMIYVEKSYTKQVNIWMGITFLLGLCFISMEIYEFYHLIKLGNNPCRSAFLSSFFTLVGTHGLHVIAGLIWIVVMIMHIVYQGLTYTNYIRMRCLSLFWHFLDIIWICVFTEVYLLGVL
- the cyoD gene encoding cytochrome o ubiquinol oxidase subunit IV — translated: MKNGYTQKSYLIGFVLSVVLTIVPFVIVAHDAIHNKIILINIIVFCAIMQIFVHLICFLHLGNVSNQAWNLISLIFTVFIVFILVLGSVWIMTHLHHNLMI
- the cyoE gene encoding heme o synthase produces the protein MLKYYLHLTKPGIVLGNLMSATGGFLIASRRGYVSCSLFIAMTIGTALVIAASCVLNNIIDRDIDAVMERTKNRVLVQHGQLFLNQSILYAVILSIFGFLFLSFTKNFLTVYLAAIGLFIYVGVYSLWMKRRSIYSIMVGSISGAMPPVIGYCTAANQFDVGALILLIIFSLWQIPHSHSIAILRLNDYKVACIPTFPIKKGVESTKNHMVVYIIGFIITTTLFTVMGYASYIFLIIISVMNLWWLYMGFYGYRIINHDSLWARKMFLLSLAIIVSLNLLLSLDHIYFAT
- a CDS encoding MFS transporter; amino-acid sequence: MTKKELYITLGLSMIFALRMAGVFMILPVLTIHALSLQGANGSLLGIAIGIYGLMQIIFQLPFGLMSDKIGHKSVIIGGLMLFIFGSEIAATTNNIWGLIIGRALQGSGAIGSSLIALLLNSVQEQHRIKAMASVGMSVGIAFAASMIFGPIITDKFGLSGLFHSITILIILAIILICIIKLPISSYPVKNDENLFIILNNIKQILTHSQLIKLNGSIFFTHTILMLNFIVLPKTMINLGFPLSIHWKIYSITMIISAIVVLTCIFYFEGKNCTKKILITCVNVLFVSELIMSMNTLYSKIFLFGMQLFFIAFSLIETILPALINKEAQKKYKGTTISIYSIGQFLGIGFGGILGGFLLEMKGIWLVFFFSLIISLLYVIVINTLH
- the thiI gene encoding tRNA uracil 4-sulfurtransferase ThiI, giving the protein MKIIIKLSPEITIKSRAIRVFFIKILITNIKTILKKNSESASIIRNWDYLEVICNNNKHQKICAILVNIPGIHHVLLIKKHMFRSLQDISEKIIVSLNHDIKLSGKSFCVRVKRRGKHNFTSQEVEHYLGNKLCQHIVNIRVNLKNPEKTIYLEIKDNQLFIIIKRYEGLGGFPIGTQQEMLSLISGGFDSAVASYMLIRRGCKVNYCFFNLGGAMHTVEVCRIIYFLWNKFSSSHKIKFISIDFSEVIKEIVSKIKDNQIGVVLKRMMIRSASLVANRCKITALITGEVLGQVSSQTLSNLTLIDSVSDHVIFRPLIAYDKEKIINLARKIGTEILSKSVPEYCGIISKKSTAKTTKQLIEFEENNFDFTVLDRAVSQSYVIDVQNMPDQIINQHVFQVETKKILDYNDVVLDIRTEIEQEKNPLCLNNIEIKKIPFYRLINQFSKLDPNKVYLLYCDHGIMSRLQVMYLYSQGFRNVKIYRPSIT
- the ispA gene encoding (2E,6E)-farnesyl diphosphate synthase, coding for MSDAMLMIDFVNELRDSHQRVDDAISRYLIMFLKQDVSLLMQAIRYSILLGGKRLRPFLVYQTGKLFGIRSSNLNAPAAAIECIHAYSLIHDDLPIMDNDKLRRGHPTCHVKFGESIAILAGDALHTLAFTILSEAHMPTVTDQDRLKMIATLAAASGANGMCLGQSLDLISKNNKNISATQLETIYQYKTGSLIRAAVRIGALAAGDKSCDDVLSCLDHYATTIGLAFQIQDDIIDTSYAYDQKKKHNMQAKHDDVNTYPKILGLSTARTKARDLYCESLTSLKYIAKLGYNVNILSAFSRYIIKRNN